From the Thermococcus sp. genome, one window contains:
- a CDS encoding nucleotide pyrophosphohydrolase gives MDFRELEKKLVTFRDARGWKKYHTPKNLAISAVVELGELLQHFQWASNEEILKAMEDPEKKEAVADKIADVIIYLTLLAHELGIDLGEAVARKIEKNERKYPTKMVEK, from the coding sequence ATGGACTTCAGGGAGCTTGAGAAAAAGCTGGTGACCTTTAGAGACGCAAGGGGCTGGAAGAAGTACCATACTCCAAAGAACCTTGCAATATCGGCGGTGGTTGAGCTCGGCGAGCTCCTTCAGCACTTCCAGTGGGCGAGTAACGAGGAGATACTGAAGGCGATGGAAGATCCGGAAAAGAAGGAGGCAGTGGCCGATAAGATAGCCGACGTTATAATCTACCTGACCCTCCTTGCACATGAGCTCGGCATAGACCTTGGCGAGGCCGTTGCGAGAAAAATTGAGAAGAACGAGAGGAAGTACCCCACTAAGATGGTCGAGAAGTGA
- a CDS encoding CGP-CTERM sorting domain-containing protein, translated as MRRLYALALLFLFLPPLVSAGKVNLFNYLPANETVKLVTFECHSNCTPEKWFLVDNLTVIKPYNESHDLKIIITGNKSRRELIPTKNSPPFTISNINWSNLENVTKNTTAHDPYGAKWKGSFEEMNGKIWSEGINLQFHCSDCEVHGCLLILDINCSANATNCKVMSQVPPDCGMDMRYTKTNAQKPEDKRTCGPALLVGLALISALLERRINGKR; from the coding sequence GTGAGAAGGCTCTATGCTTTGGCTTTGCTCTTTCTTTTTCTCCCCCCGCTCGTTTCGGCCGGAAAAGTCAATCTCTTCAACTACCTGCCGGCTAATGAAACGGTGAAGCTGGTGACCTTCGAGTGCCACTCAAACTGCACGCCAGAAAAGTGGTTCCTGGTTGATAACCTGACCGTCATTAAACCCTACAACGAGAGTCACGACCTCAAGATTATAATAACTGGAAACAAGAGCAGAAGAGAACTCATTCCGACAAAAAACTCACCCCCTTTCACGATCAGTAACATTAACTGGAGCAATTTGGAGAACGTCACAAAAAACACGACAGCACACGATCCATATGGAGCGAAATGGAAGGGAAGCTTTGAGGAAATGAACGGAAAAATCTGGAGTGAAGGGATTAACCTTCAGTTCCACTGTAGCGACTGCGAGGTACACGGTTGTTTGCTGATTTTGGATATTAATTGCAGTGCTAACGCAACGAACTGTAAAGTGATGTCACAAGTGCCCCCAGACTGCGGAATGGACATGAGGTACACCAAAACAAATGCCCAGAAACCAGAAGACAAAAGAACCTGCGGGCCAGCTTTGTTAGTTGGCCTAGCGTTAATCTCTGCGCTGTTGGAGAGGAGGATAAATGGAAAGAGGTAA
- a CDS encoding CGP-CTERM sorting domain-containing protein encodes MGIRFSIFVFALLFSVPLVKGVSVWEGLIDKPIYYVNIEGYSLTGSPPWNPLNDSSITWINIGYEYNETHTFNKYYEGGKWKEGYFSKHGNPKPFNLSEWNLSKVLKEYQWGVENYLPNISGEHWEKGYWNSTITRWEVTLSASKFKVVLYGGHCGECEQYIIFECWREGNNTTCKWEKPAFKAYSNVPPIGKETTENTRKEENKICGPGLLIGLVLLPALLERRTNGKR; translated from the coding sequence ATGGGGATTCGCTTTTCAATTTTTGTTTTTGCCCTACTGTTCTCAGTCCCATTAGTTAAGGGTGTAAGCGTGTGGGAAGGTTTAATTGATAAACCCATTTACTACGTCAACATTGAAGGATACAGTCTTACTGGATCTCCCCCGTGGAATCCCCTTAACGATTCCTCTATAACCTGGATTAACATAGGTTACGAGTACAATGAAACACACACATTCAACAAATACTACGAAGGAGGAAAATGGAAAGAAGGATACTTTTCCAAACACGGAAACCCAAAGCCCTTCAATCTCTCAGAGTGGAACCTCTCAAAGGTCCTCAAGGAGTACCAGTGGGGCGTTGAAAACTACCTGCCTAACATCAGCGGGGAACACTGGGAAAAGGGGTACTGGAACAGCACAATAACCAGATGGGAAGTCACACTCTCAGCAAGCAAGTTTAAGGTTGTCCTTTATGGTGGGCATTGTGGCGAGTGCGAGCAGTACATCATCTTTGAATGCTGGAGAGAAGGAAACAACACAACCTGTAAATGGGAAAAGCCTGCGTTTAAGGCTTATTCTAACGTACCACCCATCGGGAAGGAGACGACTGAAAACACAAGGAAAGAAGAAAACAAAATCTGCGGGCCTGGGTTGCTAATTGGATTGGTGTTACTCCCTGCTCTGTTGGAGCGGAGAACAAATGGAAAGAGGTGA
- a CDS encoding lamin tail domain-containing protein has translation MINPFFEEYLKSLQNATPDERKAMLSLIETLLNGTLNGDVVVSDYMRIKNVRWNGTDLIFQIWWYNGTEPALIKTYLWENPYSALNAVKKAESGTYSVQSLENHFVITPLSVSPGVRIVGVDYLTNDGSGEYVYIENPSLTTVSLNGWYLLDGYAYNNQKCWANNLPRDDCHDSFGRDHVVKLSLSIAPNSVGKVQLATSPENAILNNDGDTVYLVDKSGNLVSIYRYTASPNITIEDVSVYPVSPVVGDFLRVKIKLDNRGVVSGAGTVQVYVDGNLVVTNKNVTVWGYSIRGYWVRTGWRATTGTHSLVVKFIPNYKGRTQTSAKTFKVLEVHPHLKDVEYGKPVENHPLKFNITAENPTGSKVNVRLTLLVDGAKTDEFTKGFLYGHSEYGFYLLWKRPEAGYHTVTIIMQSSDGSTSRWEKRIYVKPNSPPSIVDLELPELLYANEKGNGSVTVVDGDGDRVKVWVRVIGRYSFWLKGLVSGKTREFPLAPIYNRTNCREEVTVEATPIDEYGLKGKSVTRTITVITDSDKDGWCNALELEYGTNPRNNDTDGDGVIDSKDVDPLRDAVVELYIFRARALDPAENYNLGWDVDFRVEATFKAGSIIQTLKEDLPDNTQDVEKMTMLGKDIFENIQREAVAVLRFNPPDDVETIEVDLKLVDRDLASGDDVMDISPKPGNNEAGKVAKLFFSLRNGTWWGDDYINDHKLYFGYGHLSGADDSTEDYTNGGEHDAEPFSKYYDELEALGYDLSVVNITDVKGWDGIEELELKDYQSGTLYRYTNPEEAVLFTLALPNGTQKKVLIINKRNAKVRTMKLNDEVSATSTEGVGKGTNVSNLTTNATAKIRKNTKYEATLIFRRGGDSAKTLSTESVSSSETSTETSALTFDAVATSEDIDEDDAEIWFLIKLNDADGDGIPFHRELELNKELGTNRFSPRINDAYGDYDGDSVPNAVELFIGKNPVKPDVLGIKLSVAVGWNADEDYLKKLIKGFQRASQVIYDYTDGYAMITEISIKNNVQEGSEEWRESMVRIRPTKNDTLLTHHGFWYWKWVKNMTNKENGYIELFREFGNETPDEYYRGIAHELGHFVFGIGDEYSAPFSWDHDKNGTLEGFCYWDLASVLQNEYHVSGFDWLHTVMGRKWKGEELSTKGHPTLKSDYDWFYNELVEYDKKLRGKFGYGLVKAINDHNPTKNITTLYQIMPSHWQDAYTIDSISTNRTSAWEVVFALLARGHTLSYNGIYHQDAGLYLDLDFDGTPDQELPKGYIPKVGPYTGVGYYLRVNWG, from the coding sequence GTGATTAACCCCTTCTTCGAGGAGTACCTGAAATCCCTCCAGAACGCAACCCCGGACGAGAGGAAGGCGATGCTCTCCCTCATCGAAACCCTCCTAAACGGAACTCTAAACGGCGACGTTGTGGTTTCGGATTACATGAGAATCAAAAACGTCCGCTGGAACGGGACTGACTTGATATTCCAGATATGGTGGTACAACGGAACCGAGCCAGCTTTAATCAAAACATACCTCTGGGAAAATCCGTATTCTGCCCTCAACGCGGTCAAAAAGGCTGAATCAGGCACTTATTCAGTTCAATCCCTTGAGAACCACTTCGTAATAACTCCCCTCTCGGTAAGCCCCGGCGTCAGGATAGTGGGCGTTGACTACCTGACGAACGATGGAAGCGGGGAGTACGTTTACATTGAAAACCCCTCGCTGACAACCGTTAGCCTAAACGGATGGTACCTCCTAGATGGCTACGCGTACAACAATCAGAAGTGCTGGGCAAACAACCTCCCGCGCGATGATTGCCACGACTCTTTTGGCAGAGACCACGTGGTTAAGCTTTCCTTAAGTATCGCGCCGAACTCCGTTGGAAAGGTTCAGCTTGCAACTTCCCCAGAAAACGCTATACTCAACAACGACGGGGATACCGTTTATCTGGTTGATAAATCGGGCAACCTCGTCTCGATTTACAGATACACAGCGTCACCAAACATAACCATAGAGGACGTTTCCGTGTATCCCGTGAGCCCTGTGGTTGGGGATTTTCTAAGAGTTAAGATTAAGCTGGACAACAGGGGCGTTGTCAGCGGTGCCGGAACCGTTCAGGTCTACGTTGACGGAAACCTTGTTGTAACTAACAAAAACGTGACGGTGTGGGGTTACAGTATAAGGGGCTACTGGGTAAGGACTGGATGGAGGGCAACGACCGGCACTCACTCTCTCGTCGTCAAGTTCATCCCGAACTACAAAGGAAGAACCCAAACTTCGGCAAAGACATTTAAGGTTCTGGAGGTTCACCCGCATCTGAAGGACGTTGAATACGGAAAACCCGTCGAAAATCATCCTCTCAAGTTCAACATTACGGCCGAGAACCCCACGGGAAGCAAAGTCAACGTTAGGTTAACGCTTCTCGTTGATGGGGCGAAGACGGACGAGTTCACGAAAGGCTTCCTGTACGGGCACAGTGAGTACGGCTTTTACCTCCTCTGGAAGCGTCCCGAGGCTGGCTATCACACGGTCACGATAATCATGCAGTCCAGCGACGGGTCAACGAGCAGGTGGGAGAAGCGCATCTACGTAAAACCCAACTCTCCACCATCAATAGTTGACCTTGAGCTTCCAGAATTGCTCTATGCAAACGAGAAGGGCAATGGAAGCGTTACTGTGGTTGATGGCGATGGAGATAGGGTCAAGGTCTGGGTGAGGGTTATCGGTCGCTACAGCTTCTGGCTAAAAGGCTTGGTTTCCGGAAAAACCAGAGAGTTTCCGCTGGCACCGATTTACAACCGCACGAACTGCAGGGAGGAAGTCACCGTTGAGGCGACGCCAATCGATGAATATGGACTTAAGGGCAAATCCGTAACCAGAACGATAACAGTGATTACCGACAGCGATAAAGACGGGTGGTGCAACGCCTTGGAGCTTGAGTACGGCACTAATCCGAGGAACAACGACACGGACGGTGATGGGGTTATTGACTCAAAGGACGTTGACCCGCTGAGGGATGCCGTTGTTGAGTTGTATATCTTCAGAGCAAGGGCACTTGACCCAGCCGAAAACTACAACTTAGGCTGGGATGTTGACTTCCGCGTTGAGGCCACTTTTAAGGCGGGTTCAATCATCCAGACCTTAAAAGAAGACCTCCCCGACAACACCCAAGACGTCGAGAAGATGACAATGCTGGGAAAAGACATCTTCGAGAACATCCAGAGAGAAGCAGTGGCCGTTCTGAGGTTCAACCCGCCCGATGACGTTGAGACTATTGAGGTAGATCTTAAACTTGTGGACAGAGACTTGGCTTCGGGGGATGACGTTATGGACATTTCCCCCAAACCGGGAAACAATGAAGCTGGAAAGGTTGCTAAGCTCTTCTTTAGCCTTAGAAACGGCACGTGGTGGGGTGACGATTACATAAACGACCATAAGCTTTACTTCGGCTATGGCCACCTGAGCGGTGCCGACGACTCCACGGAGGACTACACGAACGGAGGGGAACACGATGCCGAACCTTTTTCCAAGTACTACGATGAGCTTGAAGCCCTTGGCTACGATTTAAGCGTTGTAAACATCACCGACGTGAAGGGCTGGGATGGAATAGAGGAGCTAGAACTTAAAGATTACCAGAGCGGAACTCTCTACCGGTACACAAACCCGGAAGAGGCCGTGCTCTTCACCCTCGCACTACCCAACGGAACTCAGAAGAAAGTACTCATCATCAACAAGCGGAACGCGAAAGTGAGGACAATGAAGCTGAACGATGAAGTGAGTGCAACCTCCACGGAAGGGGTAGGTAAAGGCACCAACGTAAGTAACCTCACGACCAATGCGACGGCCAAAATTAGAAAGAACACCAAGTACGAGGCAACACTCATTTTCAGGAGGGGAGGAGATAGCGCCAAGACCCTCAGCACCGAATCAGTTTCGAGTTCAGAAACCTCTACTGAGACAAGCGCGCTGACCTTTGACGCCGTTGCAACGTCGGAGGACATCGACGAGGACGATGCAGAAATATGGTTCCTCATAAAGCTGAACGACGCAGACGGCGATGGGATACCATTCCACAGAGAGCTGGAGCTTAACAAAGAGCTTGGAACTAACAGATTCTCGCCGAGAATAAACGACGCTTACGGCGACTACGACGGCGACAGCGTTCCGAATGCGGTGGAGCTGTTCATAGGAAAGAATCCAGTAAAGCCAGATGTTCTCGGAATAAAGCTTTCGGTCGCAGTTGGCTGGAACGCCGATGAAGATTACCTTAAAAAACTCATCAAAGGTTTTCAGAGGGCAAGCCAGGTGATCTACGATTACACTGACGGCTACGCGATGATAACGGAGATTAGCATAAAGAACAACGTACAGGAGGGAAGCGAGGAATGGAGGGAGTCAATGGTGAGAATTAGACCTACAAAGAACGACACCTTACTCACACACCACGGTTTCTGGTACTGGAAGTGGGTGAAGAATATGACCAATAAGGAGAATGGATATATCGAACTCTTTAGAGAGTTCGGGAATGAAACTCCAGATGAATACTATAGGGGAATAGCCCACGAACTCGGCCACTTCGTGTTCGGCATAGGGGATGAGTACAGTGCACCGTTTTCATGGGATCACGATAAGAACGGAACACTTGAAGGCTTCTGCTATTGGGATTTGGCTTCGGTTCTTCAGAATGAGTACCATGTTTCAGGCTTCGACTGGCTCCATACGGTTATGGGCAGGAAATGGAAAGGAGAAGAATTAAGTACGAAGGGGCACCCCACACTGAAGAGCGACTATGACTGGTTCTACAACGAACTGGTTGAGTACGACAAAAAACTGAGAGGAAAATTTGGTTATGGACTTGTGAAAGCAATAAATGACCACAATCCAACCAAGAACATAACCACCCTATATCAAATTATGCCGTCTCACTGGCAAGATGCGTACACTATAGATAGCATCTCCACAAACAGGACATCAGCGTGGGAAGTCGTGTTTGCACTGCTTGCAAGGGGCCATACTTTGTCTTATAATGGGATATACCACCAAGATGCAGGGCTTTATCTTGACTTGGACTTTGATGGAACACCCGATCAGGAGCTCCCCAAGGGGTACATACCTAAAGTCGGCCCCTACACTGGCGTTGGCTACTACCTAAGGGTCAACTGGGGGTGA
- a CDS encoding HIT family protein: MGCPFCSPEPESVVYEGRLIRILIDSYPASKGHLLVVPKRHVERWEELTEEEKLALIRGMELAMEALREVLKAEAFNVGMNLGREAGQTVPHLHLHVIPRWKGDSKNPRGGVRKAVLDLEDENLNMKERWIRNRLSPGEVSLLRKFLTEIRSA; encoded by the coding sequence ATGGGGTGCCCTTTCTGCTCGCCCGAACCGGAAAGCGTTGTGTACGAAGGGAGGCTCATCAGGATTCTAATCGACTCGTATCCAGCCAGCAAAGGCCATCTCCTCGTCGTCCCAAAGAGGCACGTCGAAAGGTGGGAAGAACTAACGGAAGAGGAGAAGCTGGCGCTTATCAGGGGCATGGAGCTGGCAATGGAAGCCCTGAGGGAAGTCCTGAAGGCGGAGGCCTTCAACGTCGGCATGAACCTCGGAAGGGAAGCAGGCCAAACGGTTCCCCATCTACATCTCCACGTTATTCCAAGGTGGAAGGGGGACAGCAAAAATCCCCGCGGAGGCGTTAGGAAGGCCGTTCTCGACCTGGAGGACGAGAACCTGAACATGAAGGAGCGCTGGATTAGGAACAGGCTGAGTCCGGGAGAAGTTTCACTGCTGAGGAAGTTTTTAACCGAAATTAGGTCGGCTTAA
- the psmA gene encoding archaeal proteasome endopeptidase complex subunit alpha: MAFVPPQAGYDRAITVFSPDGRLFQVNYAREAVKRGATAVGVKWKDGVVLAVEKRITSKLIEPRSYEKIFLIDDHIAAAPSGIIADARVLVDRARLEAQIYRLTYGEPVPLTVLVKKICDLKQAHTQYGGVRPFGAALLMAGVNEKPELYETDPSGAYFEWKAVAIGSGRNVAMAIFEEHYSDEIDMEGAIKLAILALAKTLEEPSAEAIEVAYITTEEKRWKKLPAEKLEKYLSEVLEEVKEEEVEEREEDYSELDQNY; encoded by the coding sequence ATGGCGTTTGTACCACCGCAGGCAGGTTACGACAGGGCTATTACGGTCTTCAGCCCCGACGGAAGGCTCTTCCAGGTCAACTACGCAAGGGAGGCCGTTAAAAGGGGAGCCACCGCCGTAGGCGTCAAGTGGAAGGATGGTGTTGTTCTGGCAGTTGAGAAGAGGATAACGAGCAAGCTCATCGAGCCGAGGAGTTACGAGAAGATATTCCTCATAGACGACCACATAGCGGCAGCGCCGAGTGGTATAATAGCTGACGCGAGGGTTCTCGTGGACAGGGCTAGGCTGGAGGCTCAAATCTACCGTCTCACCTACGGCGAACCCGTCCCGCTCACCGTTCTGGTGAAGAAGATTTGCGACCTCAAGCAGGCCCACACCCAGTACGGCGGTGTGAGGCCCTTTGGAGCGGCCCTCCTAATGGCCGGGGTTAACGAGAAGCCGGAGCTCTACGAGACGGACCCGAGCGGTGCCTACTTCGAGTGGAAGGCGGTAGCGATAGGCAGTGGAAGGAACGTTGCCATGGCCATCTTTGAGGAGCACTACAGCGATGAGATAGACATGGAGGGGGCCATAAAGCTCGCCATACTTGCTCTCGCGAAAACCCTTGAGGAGCCCAGCGCCGAGGCAATAGAGGTCGCCTATATAACCACCGAGGAGAAGCGCTGGAAGAAGCTCCCGGCGGAGAAGCTTGAGAAGTACCTCAGCGAAGTCCTTGAGGAAGTCAAGGAAGAGGAAGTCGAGGAGAGGGAGGAGGACTACTCCGAGCTCGACCAGAACTACTGA
- a CDS encoding ribosome assembly factor SBDS, with the protein MPISVDKAVIARLKTHGETFEILVDPYLARDFKEGKDVPIEEILATPYVFKDAHKGDKASEHEMEKIFGTSDPYEVAKIILRKGEVQLTAEQRRQMLEEKRRYIATIIHRHAVDPRTGYPHPVERILRAMEEAGVHVDLFKDAEAQVPQVIKAIRPLLPIKLEMKVIAVKIPADYVGRAYGEVRKFGSIKREEWASDGSWMFLIEIPGGVEEEFYEKLNALTKGTAVTKLIERKGL; encoded by the coding sequence ATGCCGATAAGCGTTGATAAGGCCGTCATCGCCCGTCTGAAGACGCACGGCGAGACCTTTGAGATACTCGTTGACCCATATCTGGCTAGGGACTTCAAGGAGGGCAAGGACGTTCCGATAGAGGAAATCCTGGCCACTCCTTACGTTTTCAAGGATGCCCACAAGGGCGACAAGGCCAGCGAGCACGAGATGGAGAAGATTTTTGGAACGAGCGACCCCTACGAGGTGGCAAAGATAATCCTTCGAAAGGGCGAAGTTCAGCTCACAGCCGAGCAGAGAAGGCAGATGCTTGAGGAGAAGAGGCGCTACATAGCGACGATAATCCACAGGCACGCCGTCGATCCCAGAACAGGTTACCCACATCCGGTGGAGAGAATCCTCAGAGCGATGGAGGAAGCGGGAGTCCACGTTGACCTCTTCAAGGATGCAGAAGCGCAGGTTCCTCAGGTGATAAAGGCGATAAGACCCCTCCTCCCGATAAAGCTTGAGATGAAGGTGATAGCGGTAAAGATACCCGCTGACTACGTTGGCAGAGCCTACGGCGAGGTTCGGAAGTTCGGGAGCATAAAGCGCGAGGAGTGGGCCAGCGACGGCTCTTGGATGTTCCTCATTGAGATTCCGGGAGGAGTTGAGGAGGAGTTTTATGAGAAGCTCAACGCCCTGACGAAGGGCACCGCGGTAACCAAACTTATAGAGAGGAAGGGACTATGA